TTGAAAGCCTATTTTTCTAGCCTCTTTATAAATTTTTATCCCTTCTTCTATATTATGAATTCTTCCCAATTTTTTTAAAAATTTATTATTAAAACTCTGAATTCCAATACTAAGTCTATTTATTCCAGCTTTTTTAAAATTCTTTATTTTTTCTTCATTTGCTGTTTTTGGATTTAATTCTAAAGTTACTTCTGCATCTTTTTTTATGTTTAGTTCCTTTAATATTCTTTCTACTTGTTCACCCTTTAAAAGAGATGGAGTTCCACCTCCAAAATAAACTGTGTCATAATCATATTTTGGATAAAGACGTATTTCTTCAATTAAATTTTCAACATATTTTTCAATCGTTTCTTCGTCACTTTTAAATGATAAAAAATCGCAATAATTACATTTTTTTACACAAAAAGGAATGTGAATATATATTGCATCTACCATATTTCCTCCAATATTTTAAAAAAGAGGGGATATTATCCCCTCTAGATATTAATTATAATGAATCTACAAATTCAACAAATTGTTCACTTATTTGTTTTATTAGATATTCCGCTTCTTTTTTAGATCTTCCTTTTACATAAATATAGTATTTTATTTTTGGTTCTGTTCCTGAAGGTCTTACTGTTATTAAAACATCATCCTCTAATACAAACTGTAAAACATTTGATTTAGGAAGTTGTATTGTTTTTCTATGACAATTTTCTAAATCTATTTCGATTCCTTTTTTGAAATCTCTTAATGTAATTACTTTTTTACCGATTATGTTTTTTATTTCTTTTTCTCTTAGAACAGTCATAATCTTAGAAATTTCTTTTGCTCCATCCATTCCTTCTTTTACAACAGCTACTACATCTTCACCAAACCATCCATATTTTTTATAAATCTTATCTAATTCTTCAGCTATAGAACTTCCTATACTTTCATAGTAAGCTCCAACTTCTGCAATTAATAATGATGCTACAACTGCATCTTTATCTCTAACATGAGTCCCTTTTAAATATCCTATAGATTCTTCAAATCCAAATAAATAAGTTCCATCTATTTTACCAGTTTTAAATTCTTCTATTTTTTCTCCAATATATTTAAATCCAGTTAAGGTTCTATAAATTTTTATTTTATATTCTTTAGCAATTTCATCTAACATAGGTGTTGAAACTATTGTAGAAACAACAGCACCATTTTTAGGAATATTTTTTGTATTTTTCAATATATAATCCATTAAAATCATTCCTAATTGATTTCCGTTTGGATATATCCATTCTCCAGATTTAGTTTTAACTGCTATTCCAGTTCTATCTCCATCAGGGTCATTAGCTATACAAAGATTTGCCCCAACTTTATCTGCAAGTTCTGTGGACAATTTAAATACTGTTTTATCTTCTGGATTTGCATATGAACAAGTAGGAAACATACCATCAGGAGCTTCTTGTTCTTTCACAACATTAACACTTTCAAATCCCATTTCAGAAAGGATTCTTTTAACTGGTCTTCCTGCTGTCCCATGAAGAGGCGAATAAACAATTTTAAAATCTTTTTTTCCTGGAATATCAACATTTATAGCTTCTTTTTTAACTTCTTCTATAAATCTATTATCTATTTTATCTCCTATAATTTCTAAAAGGCCTTTTTCTTTTGCTTCTTTTTCAGTTATCATTTTTATACTATTAAAATCTTCTACATGATTTACTGCTGAAATTATTCCTTTAGCTTGAGGTTCTACTATTTGTCCTCCAATATCCCAATAAACTTTATAACCATTATATTCTTGAGGATTATGTGAAGCTGTTACCATTACCCCTGATTGAGTTCCTAATTCTCTAACAGTAAATGATAACTCTGGAGTTGTTCTTAAAGATTCATATAAATATGCTTTAATCCCATTTCCTGCTAAAACTAAAGCAGTATTCATTGCATATTCAGAAGATCCTATTCTACAATCATAGGCAATGGCCACTCCTTTTTTCTTTCCTTCTTCACCTTTTTTCTTTATTATATAATTAGCTAGACCTTGAGTAGCTTTTCTTACCATATATTTATTTATACGATTGGTTCCTACCCCTCTAATTCCTCTCATTCCAGCAGTTCCAAAACTTAAATTCGTATAAAATCTCTCCTCTATTTCTTTCTCACTTAAATTTTTTAACTCTTCTTTATCCTGAGAATCAATATAGTCTGACTCCATCCATAATTTATATGTTTCCATTACCTTTTTTTTCATATAGCATCTCCTTTCTGTCCATTTCCAAAACCTATAGTTCTTATAATTTTATATCTTTTAAATATTTTTTTAATTCTTCACTTGTTTCTTTATTTCTTAGACCGAATTCTATATTTGCTTTTAGTAATCCTATTTTATTTCCAATGTCATACCTCTGCCCATCAAAATTATGAGCTACAACTTTTTTACCATTTTTTAGCATTTTAAGTATTGCATCTGTTAGTTGTATCTCTCCACCTTTTCCTGCCTTAGTTTCTTCTAATGATTTAAATATTTCTGAACTTAGAAGGTATCTTCCAAGACAAGCTAAAGTTGAGGGTGCTTCTTCTACACTTGGCTTTTCTATAAAATCTTCTACACCAACTGTTTTTTCATCTAACTGTTTATTTGGTTTTACTATTCCATATTTGCAAACATCTTTTTTATCAACATTTTGTACTCCAAGTACGCTTGCCCCGTATTTTTCGTATGTTTCTATTAATTGAGATGTTGCTGTTTTACCTTGTGTATGTACTATATCATCACCTAAAGCTATTACAAATGGCTCATTACCTATAAATGGTTTTGCTTT
This DNA window, taken from Fusobacterium sp. JB019, encodes the following:
- a CDS encoding phospho-sugar mutase, whose translation is MKKKVMETYKLWMESDYIDSQDKEELKNLSEKEIEERFYTNLSFGTAGMRGIRGVGTNRINKYMVRKATQGLANYIIKKKGEEGKKKGVAIAYDCRIGSSEYAMNTALVLAGNGIKAYLYESLRTTPELSFTVRELGTQSGVMVTASHNPQEYNGYKVYWDIGGQIVEPQAKGIISAVNHVEDFNSIKMITEKEAKEKGLLEIIGDKIDNRFIEEVKKEAINVDIPGKKDFKIVYSPLHGTAGRPVKRILSEMGFESVNVVKEQEAPDGMFPTCSYANPEDKTVFKLSTELADKVGANLCIANDPDGDRTGIAVKTKSGEWIYPNGNQLGMILMDYILKNTKNIPKNGAVVSTIVSTPMLDEIAKEYKIKIYRTLTGFKYIGEKIEEFKTGKIDGTYLFGFEESIGYLKGTHVRDKDAVVASLLIAEVGAYYESIGSSIAEELDKIYKKYGWFGEDVVAVVKEGMDGAKEISKIMTVLREKEIKNIIGKKVITLRDFKKGIEIDLENCHRKTIQLPKSNVLQFVLEDDVLITVRPSGTEPKIKYYIYVKGRSKKEAEYLIKQISEQFVEFVDSL
- the galU gene encoding UTP--glucose-1-phosphate uridylyltransferase GalU, with the translated sequence MRKVTKAVIPAAGLGTRVLPATKAQPKEMLVIVDKPSLQYIVEELVKSGITDIVIITGRNKNSIEDHFDYSFELEETLKEQGKEKLLEKVQYLSNLANIFYVRQTHPLGLGHAILKAKPFIGNEPFVIALGDDIVHTQGKTATSQLIETYEKYGASVLGVQNVDKKDVCKYGIVKPNKQLDEKTVGVEDFIEKPSVEEAPSTLACLGRYLLSSEIFKSLEETKAGKGGEIQLTDAILKMLKNGKKVVAHNFDGQRYDIGNKIGLLKANIEFGLRNKETSEELKKYLKDIKL